One part of the Thermoanaerobacterales bacterium genome encodes these proteins:
- a CDS encoding 4Fe-4S dicluster domain-containing protein, giving the protein MDRPVNLSQRAADGAAFARIIAAESEQDVRRCYQCGKCTAGCPVAFAGDVMPHQVMRFLQLGMKEDALGNRMIWLCSTCSTCTTRCPCGIDLARVMDCLRIAAREEGRTAAGREVALFNRTFLDSVRRFGRAHEASLAALLNLKGGRPLKDIDLGIKFLARGKLKLAPTRAGRGAVARLFAASRREEAGG; this is encoded by the coding sequence TTGGACAGGCCCGTAAATCTCAGCCAAAGGGCCGCCGATGGGGCGGCCTTCGCCCGTATCATCGCGGCCGAAAGTGAACAGGACGTTCGCCGCTGTTACCAGTGCGGGAAATGCACGGCCGGCTGTCCGGTGGCCTTTGCGGGCGACGTTATGCCCCACCAGGTGATGCGTTTCCTGCAGTTGGGGATGAAGGAGGATGCCCTCGGCAACCGGATGATCTGGCTCTGCTCGACCTGCTCCACCTGCACGACCCGTTGCCCTTGCGGGATCGACCTGGCGAGGGTGATGGACTGCCTGCGCATCGCGGCCCGGGAAGAGGGACGTACCGCCGCCGGCCGGGAGGTGGCCCTCTTCAACAGGACCTTCCTCGATTCGGTCCGCCGCTTCGGACGGGCGCACGAGGCTTCCCTGGCCGCCCTGCTCAACCTTAAGGGCGGCCGGCCGTTGAAGGATATCGACCTGGGAATCAAGTTCCTGGCACGAGGAAAGCTGAAGCTGGCACCCACCCGCGCCGGCCGCGGCGCGGTGGCCCGGCTGTTCGCCGCCTCGCGCCGGGAGGAGGCGGGGGGATGA
- a CDS encoding CoB--CoM heterodisulfide reductase iron-sulfur subunit B family protein, translated as MKFAYYPGCSLHATAKEYDRSTRAVCAALGIELEELTDWTCCGATSAHASDRFLSVALPARNLTLSQATGLDLAVPCAACYQRLRVAELALAADPGLRAEVARAAGEPFAESANPGRVRSLLEIFSGTALKERIDAAMKHPLEGLSVACYYGCLLVRPPAVTGFDDPEQPHTMDDLLAACGATPVDWGYKTECCGASLALSNEAVVLKLTHDILRVARAAGAHCLAVACPLCQSNLDTRQGHVNRAFGENFALPVVYFTQVIGLALGLAPKELGLNTHFVETGPVLRALGR; from the coding sequence ATGAAGTTCGCTTATTACCCGGGCTGTTCCCTCCACGCCACCGCTAAGGAGTACGACCGGTCTACGCGGGCGGTCTGCGCCGCCCTGGGGATCGAACTGGAGGAACTGACCGACTGGACATGCTGCGGGGCGACCTCGGCCCACGCCAGCGACCGTTTCCTGTCGGTCGCCCTGCCGGCGCGCAACCTGACCCTTTCACAGGCGACCGGATTGGATCTGGCCGTGCCGTGCGCGGCCTGTTACCAGCGTCTGCGCGTCGCCGAGTTGGCCCTGGCGGCGGATCCCGGGCTGAGGGCCGAGGTGGCCAGGGCCGCGGGCGAGCCTTTCGCAGAGAGCGCCAATCCCGGCAGGGTGCGCTCGCTGCTGGAGATCTTTTCCGGTACGGCCCTGAAAGAGCGGATTGACGCCGCTATGAAACACCCGCTGGAAGGCCTCTCGGTGGCCTGTTACTACGGCTGCCTGCTGGTGCGTCCGCCGGCGGTCACCGGCTTCGACGACCCGGAGCAGCCGCACACCATGGACGACCTGCTGGCGGCCTGCGGCGCGACTCCGGTGGACTGGGGCTACAAGACCGAGTGCTGCGGGGCCTCGCTCGCCCTGTCCAACGAGGCCGTCGTCCTTAAACTGACGCACGACATCCTGCGGGTGGCGCGGGCCGCCGGTGCGCATTGCCTGGCGGTGGCCTGCCCCCTGTGCCAGAGCAACCTGGACACGCGGCAGGGACACGTGAACCGCGCCTTCGGGGAGAATTTTGCCCTGCCGGTGGTCTATTTCACCCAGGTTATCGGCCTGGCCCTGGGGCTGGCGCCGAAGGAACTGGGCCTTAACACGCATTTCGTTGAAACCGGGCCGGTATTGCGGGCCCTTGGAAGATAG